In a single window of the Streptomyces sp. CGMCC 4.7035 genome:
- a CDS encoding DNA translocase FtsK, with amino-acid sequence MAPRPAAKKPPTKKAAAPRKAPAQKAPAKKAAAKKAPAKKAPAKKAATKKPAPAPAPNPTAGVYRLVRALWLGVAHAVGAMFRGLGRGAKGLDPAHRKDGLALLLLGLSLIVAAGTWANLRGPVGDLVEMLVTGAFGRLDLLVPLLLGAIAVRLILHPERPEANGRIVIGLSALVIGVLGQVHIACGAPARSEGMQAIRDAGGLIGWGTATPLTYTMGAALAVPLLVLLTFFGLLVVTATPVTAIPQRLRLLGVKLGVLHDPADDAGIEDDERYDEQWREALPRTRRRGPVAEPYDPEGTEQEALSKRRGRPRRPTVQPAMGREMDAVDVAAAAAAALDGAVLHGMPPSPIVADLTQGVTVGDREPTTPTPVPAARPQQERLTVESVVPDLTKAAPQEPRDLPPRAEQLQLSGDITYALPSLDLLERGGPGKARSAANDAVVASLTNVFSEFKVDAAVTGFTRGPTVTRYEVELGPAVKVERITALTKNIAYAVASPDVRIISPIPGKSAVGIEIPNTDREMVNLGDVLRLADAAEDDHPMLVALGKDVEGGYVTANLAKMPHILVAGATGSGKSSCINCLITSIMVRATPEDVRMVLVDPKRVELTAYEGIPHLITPIITNPKRAAEALQWVVREMDLRYDDLAAYGFRHIDDFNEAIRNGKVKPPEGSERELQPYPYLLVIVDELADLMMVAPRDVEDAIVRITQLARAAGIHLVLATQRPSVDVVTGLIKANVPSRLAFATSSLADSRVILDQPGAEKLIGKGDGLFLPMGANKPTRMQGAFVTEEEVAAVVQHCKDQMAPVFRDDVTVGTKQKKEIDEDIGDDLDLLCQAAELVVSTQFGSTSMLQRKLRVGFAKAGRLMDLMESRNIVGPSEGSKARDVLVKPDELDGVLAVIRGESQP; translated from the coding sequence ATGGCCCCACGTCCCGCCGCCAAGAAGCCGCCCACGAAGAAGGCGGCCGCTCCCAGGAAGGCTCCGGCGCAGAAGGCCCCCGCCAAGAAAGCCGCCGCGAAGAAGGCGCCCGCGAAGAAGGCGCCTGCCAAGAAGGCGGCGACGAAGAAGCCCGCCCCCGCGCCGGCGCCCAATCCGACCGCGGGCGTGTACAGACTCGTACGCGCCCTCTGGCTCGGCGTCGCGCATGCCGTCGGAGCCATGTTCCGCGGTCTGGGGCGGGGCGCGAAGGGGCTCGACCCGGCGCACCGCAAGGACGGCCTCGCGCTCCTGCTGCTCGGTCTCTCACTGATCGTCGCGGCGGGCACCTGGGCAAATCTGCGCGGTCCCGTCGGCGACCTCGTCGAGATGCTGGTGACCGGCGCCTTCGGCCGCCTCGACCTGCTCGTGCCGCTCCTGCTCGGCGCGATCGCCGTGCGCCTGATCCTCCACCCGGAACGACCGGAGGCCAACGGCCGTATCGTCATCGGCCTGTCCGCGCTCGTCATCGGTGTGCTCGGCCAGGTCCACATCGCCTGCGGCGCGCCCGCGCGCAGCGAGGGCATGCAGGCGATAAGGGACGCCGGCGGACTCATCGGCTGGGGCACGGCCACCCCGCTGACGTACACCATGGGCGCCGCCCTCGCCGTACCCCTGCTCGTCCTGCTCACGTTCTTCGGCCTGCTCGTCGTCACCGCGACGCCCGTCACCGCCATCCCACAGCGGCTGCGGCTGCTCGGCGTGAAGCTCGGGGTCCTGCACGACCCCGCGGACGACGCCGGAATCGAGGACGACGAGCGCTACGACGAGCAGTGGCGCGAGGCACTGCCGCGCACCCGGCGGCGCGGGCCCGTCGCCGAGCCGTACGACCCGGAGGGAACCGAGCAGGAGGCGCTCTCCAAGCGCCGCGGCCGTCCCCGCCGCCCCACCGTGCAGCCCGCCATGGGCCGGGAGATGGACGCCGTGGACGTCGCAGCGGCCGCCGCTGCCGCCCTGGACGGCGCCGTCCTGCACGGCATGCCGCCGTCCCCGATCGTCGCCGACCTCACCCAGGGGGTGACCGTCGGGGACCGGGAGCCGACGACGCCGACGCCCGTACCGGCCGCACGCCCCCAGCAGGAAAGGCTCACGGTCGAGTCCGTGGTGCCCGACCTGACCAAGGCGGCACCCCAGGAGCCGCGCGACCTGCCGCCGCGCGCCGAGCAGCTCCAGCTCTCCGGCGACATCACCTACGCGCTGCCGTCCCTGGACCTCCTGGAGCGCGGCGGCCCGGGCAAGGCGCGCAGCGCCGCCAACGACGCCGTCGTCGCCTCGCTCACCAACGTGTTCTCCGAGTTCAAGGTCGACGCGGCCGTCACCGGCTTCACGCGCGGCCCGACGGTCACGCGGTACGAGGTCGAACTGGGCCCCGCCGTCAAGGTCGAGCGGATCACCGCGCTCACCAAGAACATCGCGTACGCCGTCGCCAGCCCCGACGTGCGGATCATCAGCCCGATCCCCGGCAAGTCCGCGGTCGGCATCGAGATCCCGAACACCGACCGGGAGATGGTCAACCTCGGTGACGTGCTGCGGCTCGCGGACGCCGCCGAGGACGACCACCCGATGCTGGTCGCGCTCGGCAAGGACGTCGAGGGCGGCTATGTGACGGCCAACCTCGCGAAGATGCCGCACATCCTCGTCGCCGGTGCGACGGGTTCCGGTAAGTCGTCCTGCATCAACTGCCTGATCACCTCGATCATGGTCCGGGCGACCCCCGAGGACGTGCGCATGGTCCTCGTCGACCCCAAGCGTGTCGAACTGACCGCGTACGAGGGCATCCCGCACCTGATCACGCCGATCATCACCAACCCCAAGCGGGCCGCCGAGGCGCTCCAGTGGGTCGTACGCGAGATGGATCTGCGCTACGACGACCTGGCGGCGTACGGCTTCCGGCACATCGACGACTTCAACGAGGCCATCAGGAACGGCAAGGTCAAGCCGCCCGAGGGCAGTGAGCGCGAGCTACAGCCGTACCCGTACCTGCTGGTGATCGTCGACGAGCTGGCCGACCTGATGATGGTCGCCCCGCGCGACGTCGAGGACGCGATCGTGCGTATCACGCAGCTCGCGCGCGCGGCCGGCATCCACCTGGTGCTCGCCACGCAGCGGCCGTCCGTGGACGTCGTCACCGGTCTGATCAAGGCGAACGTGCCCTCCCGGCTCGCCTTCGCCACCTCGTCCCTGGCCGACTCGCGCGTCATCCTCGACCAGCCCGGCGCCGAGAAGCTGATCGGCAAGGGCGACGGGCTCTTCCTGCCGATGGGCGCGAACAAGCCGACGCGTATGCAGGGCGCCTTCGTGACCGAGGAGGAGGTCGCGGCGGTGGTCCAGCACTGCAAGGACCAGATGGCGCCCGTCTTCCGGGACGACGTCACCGTCGGCACCAAGCAGAAGAAGGAGATCGACGAGGACATCGGCGACGACCTCGACCTGCTGTGCCAGGCGGCCGAGCTGGTCGTCTCCACGCAGTTCGGGTCGACCTCGATGCTCCAGCGGAAGCTGCGTGTCGGCTTCGCCAAGGCCGGACGACTGATGGACCTCATGGAGTCGCGGAACATCGTCGGACCCAGCGAGGGTTCCAAGGCGCGTGATGTTCTTGTGAAACCCGACGAGCTGGACGGCGTGCTCGCCGTGATTCGGGGGGAGTCTCAACCGTAG
- a CDS encoding helix-turn-helix domain-containing protein, whose protein sequence is MSIGNSPDGNFPEDARPFDGDRDDARASDRLSIGRTLQQARIAAGLTVDDVSNATRVRVAIVHAIEQDDFAPCGGDVYARGHLRTLARAVHLDPAPLLERYAAEHGGRPAPTPAAPLFEAERIRPERRGPNWTAAMVAAIVAVIGFVGFTVVKGTGGGDGTKTQVAEGSTPTTSKHASPKPKNSKPADQKPEPSDSAIAAAPRDKVTVQVSAVDGRSWIAAKDHNGRTLFDGLLKKGDSQTFQDKEKIDLVLGDAGAVQLYVNGKKIQDDFRPGAVERLTYTKGDPVTG, encoded by the coding sequence GTGTCCATCGGCAACTCCCCTGACGGCAACTTCCCTGAGGACGCCCGTCCGTTCGACGGCGATCGCGATGACGCCCGCGCGTCGGATCGCCTCTCGATCGGCCGAACCCTGCAACAGGCGCGCATCGCGGCCGGGCTGACCGTCGACGACGTCAGCAACGCCACCCGGGTCCGTGTCGCCATCGTGCACGCGATCGAACAGGACGACTTCGCCCCCTGCGGCGGGGATGTCTACGCCCGCGGTCACCTTCGCACGCTCGCGAGGGCCGTGCACCTCGACCCGGCCCCGCTGCTCGAACGGTACGCCGCCGAGCACGGCGGACGTCCCGCCCCGACCCCCGCGGCTCCGCTCTTCGAGGCGGAACGTATCCGCCCTGAACGGCGCGGGCCCAACTGGACGGCGGCCATGGTCGCCGCGATCGTCGCGGTGATCGGTTTCGTCGGGTTCACCGTGGTCAAGGGCACCGGTGGCGGGGACGGTACGAAGACGCAGGTCGCCGAGGGCTCCACGCCGACCACCAGCAAGCACGCCTCGCCCAAGCCCAAGAACAGCAAGCCCGCCGATCAGAAGCCCGAGCCGTCCGACAGCGCCATCGCGGCCGCGCCCCGGGACAAGGTGACCGTCCAGGTCAGCGCCGTCGACGGCCGCAGTTGGATCGCTGCCAAGGATCACAACGGCAGGACCCTCTTCGACGGACTGCTCAAGAAGGGCGACTCGCAGACCTTCCAGGACAAGGAGAAGATCGACCTGGTCCTCGGCGACGCGGGCGCCGTCCAGCTGTACGTCAATGGCAAGAAGATCCAGGACGACTTCCGGCCCGGCGCGGTCGAGCGCCTGACCTACACCAAGGGCGATCCCGTCACCGGATGA
- the rimO gene encoding 30S ribosomal protein S12 methylthiotransferase RimO: protein MPERRTVALVTLGCARNEVDSEELAGRLEADGWQLVEDAEHADVAVVNTCGFVEAAKKDSVDALLEANDLKGHGRTQAVVAVGCMAERYGKELAEALPEADGVLGFDDYANISDRLQTILNGGIHASHTPRDRRKLLPISPAERQSVSDVALPGHGAPTDLPEGVAPQSGPRAPLRRRLDGSPVASVKLASGCDRRCSFCAIPSFRGSFISRRPSDVLNETRWLAEQGVKEIMLVSENNTSYGKDLGDIRLLDSLLPELAEVDGIERVRVSYLQPAEMRPGLIDVLTSTPKVMPYFDLSFQHSAPGVLRAMRRFGDTDRFLELLDTIRGKAPQAGVRSNFIVGFPGESEADLAELERFLNHARLDAIGVFGYSDEEGTEAATYDDKLDEDVVAERLERVSRLAEELVSQRAEERVGETVHVLVESVDEDDEEGAAYGRAAHQAPETDGQVLFTSGEGLVVGRMVEAKVVGTEGVDLVAEPLAGSIGCTEEAGR, encoded by the coding sequence ATGCCTGAACGCCGTACCGTCGCACTCGTCACCCTTGGCTGCGCCCGTAACGAGGTGGACTCGGAGGAGCTCGCAGGCCGTTTGGAGGCGGACGGCTGGCAGCTCGTGGAGGACGCCGAGCACGCGGATGTCGCCGTCGTGAACACTTGTGGCTTCGTCGAGGCCGCGAAGAAGGACTCCGTCGACGCCCTGCTTGAAGCGAACGACCTCAAGGGCCATGGCAGAACCCAGGCCGTCGTGGCGGTGGGCTGCATGGCCGAGCGGTACGGCAAGGAGCTCGCCGAGGCCCTGCCGGAGGCCGACGGCGTGCTCGGCTTCGACGACTACGCGAACATCTCGGACCGCCTCCAGACCATCCTGAACGGCGGCATCCACGCCTCGCACACCCCGCGCGACCGGCGCAAGCTGCTGCCGATCAGCCCGGCGGAGCGGCAGTCCGTCTCCGACGTGGCCCTTCCGGGGCACGGCGCCCCGACGGACCTTCCCGAGGGTGTTGCCCCCCAGTCCGGCCCCCGCGCGCCCCTGCGCCGCCGCCTGGACGGCTCCCCGGTCGCCTCCGTGAAGCTCGCCTCCGGCTGCGACCGACGGTGCTCCTTCTGCGCCATCCCGTCCTTCCGCGGCTCGTTCATCTCGCGCCGCCCGAGCGACGTGCTGAACGAGACGCGCTGGCTGGCCGAGCAAGGCGTCAAGGAGATCATGCTGGTCTCCGAGAACAACACCTCCTACGGCAAGGACCTGGGCGACATCCGCCTCCTGGACTCCCTGCTGCCCGAGCTCGCCGAGGTGGACGGGATTGAGCGTGTCCGCGTCAGCTACCTCCAGCCGGCGGAGATGCGGCCCGGACTCATCGACGTGCTGACCTCGACCCCCAAGGTCATGCCGTACTTCGACCTGTCCTTCCAGCACTCCGCGCCCGGTGTGCTGCGCGCGATGCGGCGCTTCGGCGATACCGACCGCTTCCTGGAGCTGCTCGACACCATCCGCGGCAAGGCGCCGCAGGCCGGTGTGCGCTCCAACTTCATCGTGGGCTTCCCCGGCGAGAGCGAGGCCGATCTGGCCGAGCTGGAGCGCTTCCTGAACCACGCGCGGCTGGACGCGATCGGTGTCTTCGGCTACTCCGACGAGGAGGGCACCGAGGCGGCGACCTACGACGACAAGCTCGACGAGGACGTCGTCGCCGAGCGGCTGGAGCGTGTCTCCCGGCTGGCCGAGGAGCTGGTCTCGCAGCGCGCCGAGGAGCGCGTGGGCGAGACCGTGCACGTCCTCGTCGAGTCGGTGGACGAGGACGACGAGGAGGGGGCCGCTTACGGCCGCGCCGCGCACCAGGCGCCCGAGACGGACGGCCAGGTGCTGTTCACGAGCGGCGAAGGCCTTGTCGTCGGCCGTATGGTCGAGGCGAAGGTGGTCGGTACGGAGGGTGTCGATCTGGTGGCCGAGCCGCTTGCCGGCTCGATCGGCTGTACTGAGGAGGCGGGCAGATGA
- the pgsA gene encoding CDP-diacylglycerol--glycerol-3-phosphate 3-phosphatidyltransferase, which yields MTGIPASAAGGSSSARGAASAAGGSGAAGLSGAKGAKGASGVPVAKAVKGPGQGQNPGTPGASDARSDAHSDVEEGVRPARGGKLTAAAVNQASVWNVANLLTMLRLLLVPGFVALMLQDGGYDPAWRSFAWAAFAIAMITDLFDGHLARTYNLVTDFGKIADPIADKAIMGAALICLSSLGDLPWWVTGVILGRELGITLLRFLVIRYGVIPASRGGKLKTLTQGVAVGMYVLALTGWLATLRFWVMAVAIVLTVVTGLDYVRQAIVLRRRGIAERRAAAEEAER from the coding sequence ATGACCGGAATCCCGGCCTCCGCGGCGGGCGGCTCCTCCAGCGCGCGGGGAGCGGCGTCCGCGGCGGGCGGCTCCGGTGCCGCCGGCCTCTCGGGCGCCAAGGGGGCCAAGGGGGCTTCCGGCGTCCCGGTAGCCAAGGCGGTGAAGGGCCCGGGCCAGGGCCAGAATCCTGGGACGCCCGGTGCCTCCGATGCCCGTTCCGACGCCCATTCCGATGTCGAGGAGGGCGTACGCCCGGCGCGGGGCGGCAAGCTGACGGCCGCCGCGGTCAACCAGGCCAGCGTCTGGAACGTCGCCAACCTCCTGACGATGCTCCGCCTGCTCCTCGTACCGGGCTTCGTCGCGCTGATGCTGCAGGACGGCGGATACGACCCGGCGTGGCGCTCGTTCGCCTGGGCGGCCTTCGCCATCGCCATGATCACCGACCTGTTCGACGGTCATCTGGCGCGCACTTACAACCTCGTCACCGACTTCGGGAAGATCGCCGATCCGATTGCCGACAAGGCGATCATGGGCGCGGCGCTGATCTGCCTGTCCTCGCTCGGCGACCTGCCGTGGTGGGTGACGGGCGTGATCCTCGGCCGCGAGCTCGGCATCACCCTGCTGCGCTTCCTGGTGATCCGCTACGGCGTGATCCCGGCAAGCCGCGGCGGCAAGCTGAAGACGCTGACGCAGGGCGTGGCCGTCGGTATGTACGTCCTGGCGCTGACGGGATGGCTCGCGACCCTGAGGTTCTGGGTGATGGCCGTGGCGATCGTCCTGACCGTCGTCACCGGACTCGACTATGTGAGACAGGCCATTGTGCTGCGCAGGCGTGGAATCGCCGAGCGCCGCGCCGCGGCCGAGGAGGCGGAGCGGTGA
- a CDS encoding CinA family protein gives MNSLAAEVLRLLTVRGETLAVAESLTGGLVAAEITAAPGASKAFRGSVTAYATDLKRDVLGVDGTLLAARGAVDPQVAAQMAAGVRKTLGADWGLATTGVAGPEPQDGQPVGTVFVAVDGPFEEVSDELGGGKVVALRLNGDRAEIRMESVRSVLALLLEALAGEQTGNERAQDTEQNGGT, from the coding sequence GTGAATTCCCTGGCCGCCGAAGTGCTGCGACTACTGACGGTGAGAGGCGAGACGCTCGCCGTCGCCGAGTCGCTCACCGGTGGCCTGGTGGCCGCGGAGATCACGGCGGCGCCCGGGGCCTCCAAGGCATTCCGTGGCTCCGTCACCGCGTACGCCACTGATCTGAAGCGGGACGTCCTCGGTGTGGACGGCACCCTGCTGGCCGCACGTGGGGCGGTGGATCCGCAGGTCGCGGCCCAGATGGCGGCCGGCGTGCGCAAGACGCTCGGCGCGGACTGGGGACTTGCGACGACCGGCGTGGCCGGGCCCGAGCCGCAGGACGGGCAGCCGGTCGGCACGGTTTTCGTGGCCGTGGACGGGCCGTTCGAAGAGGTTTCCGACGAACTTGGTGGCGGGAAAGTGGTCGCGCTGCGGTTGAACGGCGACCGTGCGGAAATCCGTATGGAGAGTGTACGGAGCGTACTCGCACTGCTCCTGGAGGCGCTTGCGG